Proteins found in one Molothrus aeneus isolate 106 chromosome 20, BPBGC_Maene_1.0, whole genome shotgun sequence genomic segment:
- the TRAF4 gene encoding TNF receptor-associated factor 4 — protein sequence MPGYDYKLLERPRRRVLCPLCGKPMREPVRVSTCGHRFCDTCLQEFLSEGVFKCPEDQLPLDYAKIYPDPELEAQVLSLAIRCIHSEEGCRWSGLIKHLQAHLGTCGFNVIPCPNRCSAKLSRRDLPEHVQHGCPKRRVKCEFCASDFTGEAFEGHQGTCPQESVYCENKCGARMMRRLLSQHALAECPKRTQPCTYCSKEFVFDTIQNHQYQCPRYPVPCPNQCGTPSIAREDVPTHLKESCNTAMLLCPFKEAGCKHRCPKLAMGRHLEESTKTHLGMVCALVSRQRQEILELRRDVEELSVSSDGTLIWKIADYARKLQEAKARSNYEFFSPPFYTHKYGYKLQVSAFLNGNGSGESSHLSVYIRVLPGEYDNLLEWPFSYRVTFSLLDQSDPSLSKPQHITETFHPDPNWKNFQKPGASRSSLDESTLGFGYPKFISHEDIRKRNYVRDNAIFIKASVEIPQKILA from the exons atgccgGGCTACGACTACAAGCTGCTGGAGCGGCCGCGGCGCCGGGTGCTGTGCCCGCTCTGCGGGAAGCCCATGCGGGAGCCCGTCCGCGTCTCCACCTGCGGCCACCGCTTCTGCGACACCTGCCTGCAGGAGTTCCTCAG CGAAGGCGTCTTCAAGTGTCCGGAGGACCAGCTGCCCCTGGACTACGCCAag aTCTACCCCGACCCCGAGCTGGAGGCGCAGGTGCTGAGCCTGGCCATCCGCTGCATCCACAGCGAGGAGGGCTGCCGCTGGAGCGGGCTCATCAAGCACCTCCAG gccCATCTTGGCACCTGTGGATTCAACGTGATCCCCTGCCCCAACCGGTGCAGCGCCAAGCTGAGCCGCCGGGACCTCCCCGAGCACGTCCAGCACGGCTGCCCCAAGCGCAGGGTCAAGTGCGAGTTCTGCGCCAGCGACTTCACTGGGGAGGCCTTCGag ggccaccagggcacgTGTCCCCAGGAGAGTGTGTACTGTGAGAACAAGTGTGGGGCCCGCATGATGCGGCGCCTGCTGTCCCAGCACGCCCTGGCCGAGTGCCCCAAGcgcacccagccctgcacctACTGTTCCAAGGAGTTCGTCTTTGACACCATCCAG AACCACCAGTACCAGTGTCCCCGGTACCCCGTGCCGTGCCCCAACCAGTGTGGGACACCCAGCATTGCCCGGGAGGATGTGCCCACCCACCTCAAGGAGAGCTGCAACACTGCCATGCTGCTGTGCCCCTTCAAGGAAGCTGGCTGCAAGCACCGG TGCCCCAAGCTGGCCATGGGCCGGCACCTGGAGGAGAGCACCAAGACCCACCTGGGCATGGTGTGTGCCCTGGTGAGCCGGCAGCGGCAGGAGATCCTGGAGCTGCGCCGGGACGTGGAGGAGCTGTCGGTGAGCAGCGATGGGACCCTCATCTGGAAAATCGCCGACTACGCCCGCAAGCTGCAGGAGGCCAAAGCCCGCAGCAACTACGAGTTCTTCAGCCCCCCGTTCTACACCCACAAGTACGGCTACAAGCTCCAGGTGTCGGCGTTCCTCAACGGCAACGGCAGCGGGGAGAGCAGCCACCTGTCCGTGTACATCCGCGTGCTGCCGGGCGAGTACGACAACCTGCTGGAGTGGCCCTTCTCCTACCGCGTCACCTTCTCCCTGCTGGACCAGAGCGACCCCTCGCTCTCCAAGCCCCAGCACATCACCGAGACCTTCCACCCCGACCCCAACTGGAAAAACTTCCAGAAGCCGGGAGCCTCGCGCAGCTCCCTGGACGAGAGCACCCTGGGCTTCGGCTACCCCAAGTTCATCTCGCACGAGGACATCAGGAAACGGAACTACGTGCGGGACAACGCCATCTTCATCAAAGCCTCGGTGGAGATCCCCCAGAAGATCCTGGCCTGA
- the FAM222B gene encoding protein FAM222B isoform X2 gives MRSAQYPTPAELDAYAKKVANNPLTIKIFPNSVKVPQRKHIRRTVNGLDTSGQRYSPYPSQATTKTGLLAIVKSPAKGIIKDFDGTRARLLPEAMMNPPSTPYVAPSTLSHPQALARQQALQHAQTLPHPQSIPQHPQGIPQPPSLPHPQGIPQALPHPQNMQQQQQPQGLQHPQPMAHQTLQHAPNPLLQPGLHGGRKMPDADAPPNVTVSTSTIPLSMAATLQQNQPPDLSSIVHQINQFCQARAGISTTSVCEGQIANPSPISRNLLINASTRVSTHNVPTPMPSCVVNPVDHAAAAIPPASVNVPMVNINRVPPAYQNEIKSVAWNQHQLAHLQQMCGDAAGPAGLAGKHPQREIAGQSFPGKTSNYPQELCMGQSFSLKPPIEKPTPSPPVNGLQGPLPYTNGHYFQPLWNNILPTPNSDSSGSQDLTMPFHGGQPAGATLDCAGGTHYRAGAGPSSQNNVMQTMDYLSGDFQQSCFRDQSMAVLGKVHRPPMNRAPEPTDSRNLHIQHPGYR, from the coding sequence ATGAGATCTGCACAGTATCCTACCCCAGCAGAATTGGATGCTTATGCTAAGAAGGTCGCCAACAATCCACTGACTATAAAAATCTTTCCGAACAGCGTCAAGGTTCCCCAGAGGAAACACATACGCCGTACTGTGAACGGACTCGATACTTCGGGCCAGAGGTACAGCCCCTACCCATCTCAGGCCACCACCAAAACCGGCCTGCTGGCCATAGTCAAATCCCCAGCGAAGGGAATCATCAAGGACTTTGACGGGACGCGCGCGCGCCTGCTGCCGGAGGCGATGATGAACCCCCCCTCCACGCCCTACGTTGCACCAAGCACTTTATCCCACCCCCAGGCGCTCGCTCGCCAGCAGGCTCTCCAGCATGCACAGACTTTGCCGCACCCCCAGAGCATCCCGCAGCACCCTCAGGGTATTCCACAGCCACCCAGCTTACCGCACCCTCAGGGGATCCCGCAGGCGCTGCCGCACCCGCAGaacatgcagcagcagcagcagccgcaggGCTTGCAGCACCCTCAGCCCATGGCACACCAGACCCTGCAGCACGCCCCGAACCCGCTGCTGCAGCCGGGTTTGCACGGAGGCAGAAAGATGCCGGACGCAGACGCGCCGCCGAATGTGACCGTGTCTACCTCAACCATTCCCCTCTCTATGGCTGCCACCCTGCAGCAGAACCAGCCACCGGACCTGAGCAGCATTGTGCACCAGATTAACCAGTTCTGCCAGGCCAGAGCTGGCATTAGCACTACCTCAGTGTGTGAGGGACAGATCGCAAACCCCAGCCCTATAAGTCGCAACCTGCTTATCAATGCAAGTACCAGGGTATCTACTCACAATGTCCCTACACCCATGCCTTCCTGTGTAGTAAACCCTGTCgaccatgctgctgctgctattcCTCCTGCCTCTGTTAATGTGCCCATGGTCAATATTAACAGGGTGCCACCCGCCTACCAGAACGAAATCAAATCGGTTGCGTGGAACCAGCACCAGCTTGCACATCTGCAGCAAATgtgtggggatgctgctgggccTGCTGGACTCGCAGGGAAGCACCCTCAGAGAGAGATTGCAGGGCAGAGTTTCCCTGGCAAAACTTCCAACTACCCTCAAGAACTGTGCATGGGCCAGTCCTTCAGCTTGAAGCCCCCCATCGAGAAGCCTACGCCTTCTCCTCCTGTGAACGGGTTGCAGGGACCTTTGCCATATACCAATGGGCACtatttccagcccctctggaatAACATTCTGCCCACGCCCAACAGTGACAGCTCTGGGTCCCAGGACCTCACCATGCCTTTCCATGGGGGACAGCCAGCGGGAGCGACGCTGGATTGTGCAGGAGGAACTCAttacagagctggagctggcccATCCAGCCAGAATAATGTGATGCAGACCATGGATTACCTAAGTGGGGACTTCCAGCAGTCCTGCTTCCGAGACCAGAGCATGGCCGTGCTGGGAAAAGTCCATCGGCCTCCCATGAACCGAGCACCTGAACCAACCGATAGTCGAAATCTTCATATTCAACACCCAGGGTATAGATAG
- the FAM222B gene encoding protein FAM222B isoform X1, with the protein MLACLPGPGDLSFQLLSYTQMNTGLQKWDTTQKMRSAQYPTPAELDAYAKKVANNPLTIKIFPNSVKVPQRKHIRRTVNGLDTSGQRYSPYPSQATTKTGLLAIVKSPAKGIIKDFDGTRARLLPEAMMNPPSTPYVAPSTLSHPQALARQQALQHAQTLPHPQSIPQHPQGIPQPPSLPHPQGIPQALPHPQNMQQQQQPQGLQHPQPMAHQTLQHAPNPLLQPGLHGGRKMPDADAPPNVTVSTSTIPLSMAATLQQNQPPDLSSIVHQINQFCQARAGISTTSVCEGQIANPSPISRNLLINASTRVSTHNVPTPMPSCVVNPVDHAAAAIPPASVNVPMVNINRVPPAYQNEIKSVAWNQHQLAHLQQMCGDAAGPAGLAGKHPQREIAGQSFPGKTSNYPQELCMGQSFSLKPPIEKPTPSPPVNGLQGPLPYTNGHYFQPLWNNILPTPNSDSSGSQDLTMPFHGGQPAGATLDCAGGTHYRAGAGPSSQNNVMQTMDYLSGDFQQSCFRDQSMAVLGKVHRPPMNRAPEPTDSRNLHIQHPGYR; encoded by the exons ATGCTGGCCTGTCTGCCAGGACCAGGCGACCTCTCCTTTCAGCTTCTTTCTTACACGCAGATGAACACTGGACTTCAGAAAT GGGACACTACACAGAAAATGAGATCTGCACAGTATCCTACCCCAGCAGAATTGGATGCTTATGCTAAGAAGGTCGCCAACAATCCACTGACTATAAAAATCTTTCCGAACAGCGTCAAGGTTCCCCAGAGGAAACACATACGCCGTACTGTGAACGGACTCGATACTTCGGGCCAGAGGTACAGCCCCTACCCATCTCAGGCCACCACCAAAACCGGCCTGCTGGCCATAGTCAAATCCCCAGCGAAGGGAATCATCAAGGACTTTGACGGGACGCGCGCGCGCCTGCTGCCGGAGGCGATGATGAACCCCCCCTCCACGCCCTACGTTGCACCAAGCACTTTATCCCACCCCCAGGCGCTCGCTCGCCAGCAGGCTCTCCAGCATGCACAGACTTTGCCGCACCCCCAGAGCATCCCGCAGCACCCTCAGGGTATTCCACAGCCACCCAGCTTACCGCACCCTCAGGGGATCCCGCAGGCGCTGCCGCACCCGCAGaacatgcagcagcagcagcagccgcaggGCTTGCAGCACCCTCAGCCCATGGCACACCAGACCCTGCAGCACGCCCCGAACCCGCTGCTGCAGCCGGGTTTGCACGGAGGCAGAAAGATGCCGGACGCAGACGCGCCGCCGAATGTGACCGTGTCTACCTCAACCATTCCCCTCTCTATGGCTGCCACCCTGCAGCAGAACCAGCCACCGGACCTGAGCAGCATTGTGCACCAGATTAACCAGTTCTGCCAGGCCAGAGCTGGCATTAGCACTACCTCAGTGTGTGAGGGACAGATCGCAAACCCCAGCCCTATAAGTCGCAACCTGCTTATCAATGCAAGTACCAGGGTATCTACTCACAATGTCCCTACACCCATGCCTTCCTGTGTAGTAAACCCTGTCgaccatgctgctgctgctattcCTCCTGCCTCTGTTAATGTGCCCATGGTCAATATTAACAGGGTGCCACCCGCCTACCAGAACGAAATCAAATCGGTTGCGTGGAACCAGCACCAGCTTGCACATCTGCAGCAAATgtgtggggatgctgctgggccTGCTGGACTCGCAGGGAAGCACCCTCAGAGAGAGATTGCAGGGCAGAGTTTCCCTGGCAAAACTTCCAACTACCCTCAAGAACTGTGCATGGGCCAGTCCTTCAGCTTGAAGCCCCCCATCGAGAAGCCTACGCCTTCTCCTCCTGTGAACGGGTTGCAGGGACCTTTGCCATATACCAATGGGCACtatttccagcccctctggaatAACATTCTGCCCACGCCCAACAGTGACAGCTCTGGGTCCCAGGACCTCACCATGCCTTTCCATGGGGGACAGCCAGCGGGAGCGACGCTGGATTGTGCAGGAGGAACTCAttacagagctggagctggcccATCCAGCCAGAATAATGTGATGCAGACCATGGATTACCTAAGTGGGGACTTCCAGCAGTCCTGCTTCCGAGACCAGAGCATGGCCGTGCTGGGAAAAGTCCATCGGCCTCCCATGAACCGAGCACCTGAACCAACCGATAGTCGAAATCTTCATATTCAACACCCAGGGTATAGATAG